In the genome of Dermacentor silvarum isolate Dsil-2018 chromosome 1, BIME_Dsil_1.4, whole genome shotgun sequence, one region contains:
- the LOC119442786 gene encoding uncharacterized protein LOC119442786, translating into MERIKGEQATQRALHTRLRNEASQLMESSHFSAPALRVLHDRLKNCNDGLRVLNEQFEGDLTDEQASEDYISVADYEDNAAATLSLLCHHIEQLQSQTTADRGLPTPNDASALGTISGHRALGDTSTPVVGASRLPKLDLVHFNGTVQQWQPFWDMFKHAVHENASLTNIDRFHYLKTLLAGPAAKAIEGIQVTDASYADAVEILTNRFGNVRIIEQKYLENLRMLRPVRFSTDVTTMRNLLDTVHINVRGLKALGRSELSYAAMLVEILTKAIPNDIVVEHYKRQSLLQKPDEIQSSETELRQLLDFLRLEVEAHEKSGHQDSAFATRTLESVTGRPVPRLPPPCYTTNPA; encoded by the coding sequence ATGGAGCGGATCAAGGGCGAGCAAGCAACCCAACGAGCTTTGCACACGCGCCTCCGAAACGAGGCAAGCCAACTCATGGAATCGAGTCATTTTAGCGCTCCGGCGCTTCGAGTGCTGCATGACagactgaagaactgcaacgacGGACTACGGGTGCTCAACGAACAGTTCGAGGGTGACCTCACGGACGAGCAAGCATCCGAAGACTACATCTCGGTCGCGGATTATGAAGACAacgcggcagcaaccttgtccctTCTCTGTCACCACATCGAACAACTTCAGTCTCAAACAACCGCGGATCGAGGCCTACcgacacctaacgacgcctcagctTTAGGTACGATCTCGGGACATCGTGCCCTCGGTGATACCTCAACACCAGTTGTCGGTGCTTCTCGACTTCCGAAGCTCGACTTGGTTCACTTCAATGGAACAGTGCAACAGTGGCAGCCCTTCTGGGACATGTTCAAGCATGCCGTCCACGAAAATGCCAGTTTAACGAACATCGACCGCTTTCACTACTTGAAAACCCTTTTGGCTGGACCAGCGGCCAAAGcaatcgagggaattcaagtgacGGACGCATCATATGCAGATGCCGTCGAAATTCTAACCAACCGCTTCGGCAACGTGAGGATCATCGAGCAGAAGTACTTGGAGAATCTTCGAATGCTGAGACCAGTGAGGTTTTCTACTGACGTGACCACTATGAGGAATCTCCTGGATACCGTACACATTAACGTGAGAGGTCTCAAGGCTCTTGGACGATCGGAGCTTTCATACGCTGCGATGCTCGTCGAGATTCTAACGAAAGCGATCCCCAATGACATCGTGGTGGAACACTACAAGCGACAGAGCTTACTACAAAAGCCCGATGAGATCCAGTCGTCAGAGACGGAGCTGCGCCAGCTATTGGATTTTCTCCGACTAGAGGTCGAAGCTCATGAAAAAAGTGGTCACCAGGATTCCGCGTTCGCGACACGCACGTTGGAAAGCGTGACAGGAAGACCTGTGCCACGCCTACCGCCTCCGTGTTACACAACGAATCCAGCATGA